One genomic window of Manihot esculenta cultivar AM560-2 chromosome 16, M.esculenta_v8, whole genome shotgun sequence includes the following:
- the LOC110603259 gene encoding uncharacterized protein LOC110603259 has translation MSCISWNCRGLGNPRAVQALKEMLRVKRPNFLFLIETLYDSTRVNEIKGYPFTWEHSRNSGSWVESKLDRVLTNAQWHARFSNSSAKVMGFSTSDHLPILLVVKCFVEQRHVHRFHFENTWLREADCRNLISDIWQFSSDMDAAGKLEACRFALKSWGINLRLQHKAEMDECLIVMSRLRGSRL, from the exons ATGAGTTGTATTAGTTGGAACTGTCGTGGGCTTGGTAACCCACGAGCAGTTCAGGCCCTGAAAGAGATGCTCAGGGTTAAGAGgccaaactttcttttcttaattGAAACTTTATATGATTCTACTAGGGTGAATGAGATAAAAG GATACCCATTTACGTGGGAGCATAGCAGAAACAGTGGTAGTTGGGTGGAATCTAAGTTGGATCGTGTTCTTACTAATGCTCAATGGCATGCCAGGTTCTCTAATTCTTCAGCTAAAGTGATGGGTTTCTCTACGTCTGACCATCTACCTATCCTGCTTGTAGTTAAATGTTTTGTGGAACAACGCCATGTCCATCGGTTCCATTTTGAGAACACATGGCTTCGTGAGGCTGATTGCCGGAACCTAATTTCTGATATTTGGCAATTTTCTTCAGACATGGATGCTGCGGGTAAGCTTGAGGCCTGTCGTTTTGCTCTCAAATCTTGGGGTATAAATCTTCGTCTTCAGCACAAAGCAGAGATGGATGAGTGTCTTATTGTCATGTCCCGTTTACGCGGCTCTCGCCTATAG